The Schaalia dentiphila ATCC 17982 sequence CGCTGTTCGGCGCTGACCCCCACACCTCGGGCGACATCTACGTCCACGGCAAGAAGGTCAGCATCAAGGGTGCGAACGATGCCGTGAAGAACGGCATCGGCTACCTGTCCGAGGACCGCAAGCAGTTTGGCTTGCTCCTCGACAAGGACCTGTCCTTCAACACTGGCATGGCAGCCATGGAGCACTTCACGAGCGCGTCGGTCGTTGCTACCAAGAAGCTGCGTTCGGTTGCTCAGGACTACGTGAAGAAGCTGCGTACGCGCACCCCCAGCGTCGACGTCGAGGTCCGTAGCCTCTCGGGCGGCAACCAGCAGAAGGTCGTCGTGGCCAAGTGGCTCGAACGTGATACCGACATCCTGATCTTCGACGAGCCGACGCGCGGTATCGACGTGGGCGCGAAGGACGAGATCTACACGCTGCTCGAGGACCTGGCGAAGCAGGGCAAGGCGATCATCGTGATCTCCTCGGAGCTGCCCGAGGTCCTGCGTCTGGCGAATCGCATCGCCGTCATGGCCCATGGCCGCATCATCGGCACCCTCGACAACGAGGAAGCCACCCAAGAAAACATCATGGAACTGGCCACCGTCGGCCAGGAGGAAGCGAACGGAGTACACGCGTGAGCACCGCCGTCGTCGATAACAAGGGCCTGGAGGCGCCGTCGCGTTTCAAGACCTTCATGAAGAACAACATGCAGCTGCTGCTCGTGACGCTGGCGCTGCTGGTTGTTCTGGCATTCTTTAGCTTTGCAGTGCCCAACTTCGCGTTCGTGAATCGTGAGGTCTATCTGGGCATCGTCCTTCAGTCGGCCTACACGGGCGTCATGGCGCTCGGCGCCACATTCGTGATCGCCACTTCGGGCATCGACCTCTCCGTCGGTACGGGCCTGAGCCTCGTGGCGGTTATGGCCGGCGTTTTCCTGGCGGGCGACAAGATGAACCTGCCGCTCGGCCTCGGCCTCGTGCTGACGCTGCTGGTCGGCATGGCGATCGGCCTGGTCAACGGCCTGAACGTCTCGATCCTGGGCCTGCCGCCCTTCATCGCAACACTCGCCATGATGATGGTCGCCCGAGGCCTCGCGCTGATCATCTCCGACAAGGCCTCGATCTCCATCGCCAACCCCGGCTACAAGTTCATTGCCTCGGGCACGCCCATCCCTTACGTTGCCAACGCTGTCATCATCTTCGTGGTCCTCACGGTCCTGGCGACCTTCCTCATGAACAAGACCCTGCTGGGGCGCTACGCCCTCGCGATCGGCTCCAACGAAGAGGCCACGCGCCTGTCCGGCGTCAACGTCCGCCTGTGGAAGATCATCATCTACGTGGTCGCGGGTGCGTTCATGGCTATCGGCGCGATCCTGTACTCGGCTCGTAACGGCCTCGTCCAGCCTGCTGAGGGTGTGGGCATGGAGCTCAACGTCATCGCCGCGGCCGTCATCGGCGGTACCTCCCTGTCGGGTGGCCGCGCCTCGATCCCCGGCGCCCTGGTCGGCGCGATCCTCATGGAGACCCTGAAGAAGGGCCTCACGATGATGGGTATCGCCGCCGAATGGCAGTTCGTCGTCACCGGTATCGTCCTGCTCCTTGCGGTCGTTATCGACAACCTGCGTCGCATCCGCGAAAACGCAGCCTGATTCTTACCCATTCAATTCACCCATCGTGGACCGACGTCGGTTCACACACACCAAGGGCGGGAATGACCCCGCCACCCCACGAAAGGAAAACCAATGCGCCCCATCGGACGTATCTTCGCCGCCGCCGCCGTCGGCTCCATGGCCCTGGGCCTTGCTGCCTGCACGACCTCGACGGATTCCTCCTCCTCTTCCGACGCCAAGCCCAGCGCGTCCTCCGGCTCCGCCAAGGTTGACACCTCCGGCAACGCCCAGGATTGGGAGAAGGCTGCGGTCAAGGGCGATGGCACCAAGACCATCTACCTGGTCTCCAAGGGCTTCCAGCACCGCTTCTGGCAGGCCGTCAAGGAAGGCGCCGAGCAGGCTGGCGAGGAGCTGGGCTACAAGGTGAACTTCGTCGGCCCGCAGGACGAGACCAAGGTGACCGAGCAGACCGACCAGCTGAAGTCCGCTCTGGACTCCGGCCCGGCCGCCATCGGCTTCGCCGCCCTCGACTCCAAGGCTGCCGCCGACCTGCTCACCGAGATCAACGGCAAGGGCATCCCGGTCGTCGCCTTCGACTCCGGTGTTGAGTCCGACATCCCCGTCACCACCGTCCAGACGGACAACAAGGCCGCCGCCGCCGAGGCCGCCAAGCACATGATCGAGCTGCTCAAGGACAAGAAGGGCTCGGTCGGCATGGTCTGCCACGACTCGACCTCCACCACGGGCAAGCAGCGTTGCGAGGGCTTCAAGGAGTACTTCAAGGCCAACGCTCCCGCCGACCTGAAGCTCCTCGACGAGCAGATCGCCGGTGAGGTCACCAAGGCCGCCGACACCTCGCTGTCCATCAT is a genomic window containing:
- a CDS encoding ABC transporter permease — translated: MSTAVVDNKGLEAPSRFKTFMKNNMQLLLVTLALLVVLAFFSFAVPNFAFVNREVYLGIVLQSAYTGVMALGATFVIATSGIDLSVGTGLSLVAVMAGVFLAGDKMNLPLGLGLVLTLLVGMAIGLVNGLNVSILGLPPFIATLAMMMVARGLALIISDKASISIANPGYKFIASGTPIPYVANAVIIFVVLTVLATFLMNKTLLGRYALAIGSNEEATRLSGVNVRLWKIIIYVVAGAFMAIGAILYSARNGLVQPAEGVGMELNVIAAAVIGGTSLSGGRASIPGALVGAILMETLKKGLTMMGIAAEWQFVVTGIVLLLAVVIDNLRRIRENAA
- a CDS encoding ABC transporter substrate-binding protein; protein product: MRPIGRIFAAAAVGSMALGLAACTTSTDSSSSSDAKPSASSGSAKVDTSGNAQDWEKAAVKGDGTKTIYLVSKGFQHRFWQAVKEGAEQAGEELGYKVNFVGPQDETKVTEQTDQLKSALDSGPAAIGFAALDSKAAADLLTEINGKGIPVVAFDSGVESDIPVTTVQTDNKAAAAEAAKHMIELLKDKKGSVGMVCHDSTSTTGKQRCEGFKEYFKANAPADLKLLDEQIAGEVTKAADTSLSIIQANSDIVGMYGSNEAAASGIVQGVAESGKDVTVVGFDSGKTQIDAIKAGTEAGAVTQSPVKIGYYTVKAAVAALNGAELPKVIDSGFAWYDKTNIDNADIKANLYE